From one Melioribacteraceae bacterium genomic stretch:
- a CDS encoding septation protein SpoVG family protein → MKVYRMNKLDSKTAGKVAAFLDLQTNDGIILKGFRLVDGSNGLFLSAPDQKGKDGKYYENVILPKELKEEAEQLAISEYNK, encoded by the coding sequence ATGAAAGTATATCGAATGAATAAACTTGATTCAAAAACTGCCGGTAAGGTTGCTGCTTTTCTTGATCTACAAACAAATGACGGAATTATACTTAAGGGTTTCCGGTTAGTCGATGGATCGAACGGACTATTTCTTTCAGCACCCGATCAAAAAGGGAAGGACGGGAAGTACTATGAAAATGTTATCCTACCAAAAGAATTGAAAGAAGAAGCTGAACAACTCGCCATTTCAGAATACAATAAATAG
- a CDS encoding amidohydrolase family protein, which yields MKKLTNIFINTKENKLRLAEIIFSDIIEEIKFLSDEIDWKNIKDKISLDEFKSKNKKEYDDENAIDGNFSLLMPGAIDPHVHFDTPGFEFREDFEHASTAAAYGGVTTIIDMPCTSLPPVTDLKNFETKLDVVKNRSLIDFAFWGGVRRQDFDNLQKLEKQIIELSEAGVAGYKVYVISGMEEFSDLTYDQIEQAAEIVKQTGKPMAVHAEDKSLVISRREAFQKENKNSWKEYCIARDVEAERKAIEQIKNISEKTDCRIHVVHLSSKKGMEIIRAAAKDNIKLTSETCPHYLYFTQSDFENDNIRNYLKTAPPVKFEEDKNELWKALINNELEFVTTDHAGCNPLDEKQVDNFWKVYGGIPGVEHRVHFLFSEGFLKNRLTLEQTIKLLSTNAAKFFNLTDKGELSEKKASDFTLIDLWNSQVISAENMHSKGKYTPFENITFNAVVKQTFLRGEEIMNRDKNTFGKIGYGKFIEIKT from the coding sequence ATGAAAAAACTAACAAACATATTCATCAACACAAAAGAAAATAAACTTCGATTAGCCGAAATTATTTTCTCCGATATAATTGAAGAGATAAAATTTCTCTCTGATGAAATTGATTGGAAGAATATAAAAGATAAAATATCACTTGATGAATTTAAGTCGAAGAATAAAAAAGAATATGATGATGAGAATGCAATCGATGGTAATTTCAGTTTATTAATGCCCGGCGCCATTGATCCTCACGTACATTTTGACACACCAGGTTTTGAATTTAGAGAAGATTTTGAACACGCATCAACCGCAGCTGCTTACGGTGGTGTAACAACTATAATAGATATGCCTTGTACTTCTCTACCACCGGTTACCGATCTTAAAAACTTCGAAACAAAATTAGATGTAGTAAAAAACCGAAGCTTAATTGATTTTGCTTTTTGGGGCGGAGTGCGCAGACAAGATTTTGATAATCTTCAAAAATTAGAAAAACAAATTATTGAATTATCCGAAGCCGGAGTTGCTGGATATAAAGTTTACGTTATTTCCGGAATGGAAGAGTTTTCCGATTTAACTTACGATCAAATTGAACAAGCCGCGGAAATAGTTAAACAAACCGGTAAACCGATGGCGGTTCACGCAGAAGATAAATCTTTAGTCATTTCACGAAGGGAAGCATTTCAAAAAGAAAATAAAAACAGTTGGAAAGAATACTGCATTGCGAGAGATGTTGAAGCAGAACGAAAAGCAATTGAGCAAATAAAAAACATTTCTGAAAAAACCGATTGCAGAATTCACGTTGTCCATCTTAGCTCAAAAAAAGGAATGGAAATAATTCGAGCAGCCGCTAAAGATAATATTAAACTTACATCCGAAACTTGTCCACATTATTTGTATTTCACCCAAAGTGATTTTGAAAACGATAATATTAGAAATTACCTAAAGACTGCTCCACCGGTAAAATTCGAGGAAGATAAAAATGAATTATGGAAGGCTCTAATAAATAATGAATTAGAATTTGTAACAACAGATCATGCTGGATGCAATCCACTAGACGAAAAACAAGTTGATAATTTCTGGAAAGTATACGGTGGGATACCGGGAGTTGAACATCGAGTTCATTTTTTATTTAGTGAGGGTTTTCTAAAAAACAGATTAACACTTGAGCAGACAATCAAACTGTTGTCGACTAATGCTGCAAAGTTTTTTAATCTTACGGATAAAGGTGAATTATCAGAAAAAAAAGCTTCTGATTTTACATTAATTGATTTATGGAATTCACAAGTTATTTCGGCTGAAAATATGCATAGCAAAGGAAAGTACACTCCTTTTGAAAACATAACTTTTAACGCGGTAGTAAAGCAAACATTTTTACGAGGTGAAGAGATTATGAATCGAGATAAAAATACATTTGGTAAAATTGGTTACGGAAAGTTTATTGAAATAAAAACTTAA
- a CDS encoding efflux RND transporter permease subunit: MILAKTSINRPILTTMGIFVFLIFGLLAYFNLNLDQMPDVEIPYVTVQTIYPGAGPKEIETLVTKRIEDVISTVSQIESMNSYSLDGASIIIIEFSLSKDVDIANQEVKDKVDQILNDLPDAAEKPIIQKVDIRAFPIIDVVLSGNLDPRELYKIADKTLKDRFSQIQGVARVDITGGQEREIRVILENKDIYQNYISMPQLLQILAAHNMNMPGGYFQIEDQEFTVRMSGEFESLEEIEELQLPTPFGNKKLRQFATVADSGKDIRQRTIFFDAEKQFRNENVVRLGIVKSSEGNAVEVANAVKKALPEIQAILPAGTNLEMVNDESEFIKSTVDDTMSNILLGVLFTSIVLLVFLSDIRSTIIVALSMPTSIISTFLLLQAFGLTLNMMTLMGLSVSVGVLVANSVVVLENIFRHKKMGMDNKRSAYNGTTEVLVAVLASTLTNIVVFLPIASMSSMVGRFLSELALAASFATIFSLLFSFTLTPMLASLILPQKLNTGKLSNWFNNLFHSWDNYYQKILSKVLKTKKRAIIIIAISFVLFIAATTIYAPNIGFEFMPNLDDGKIKVEVELPEGYNLYETAEVLGEIENRLKNYSEVEYLLTNLGKISDLNTGSNMAVMNVQLVDESEREAGLDEMISSFVSNLSRVPNARIVVDYGSGMGMGGAPIQFYLLGQSLEVLEEWKNKIVEEVKDVPGLINFDNSSRAGKPEITLFPKRDKIAEAGVTVQELALTLRAAIAGLESSKYREEGDEYDITITLNDKNVDTPEEVGNIPIVSQSGVIYKMSQLADVNFTIGYTNILHRDKYTTIHFTGSPAPGVPLGNVTDEIENRISQLDLPPGYRYTWGGNVKMMNEMVADMLFAFFLAILLTYMLLAAILESFLQPFFILLTIPLALIGVFASLFHTNISFGITSLMALIMLIGIVVNNAILMLDYTNQLVRDEGKPVKEALVQACPTKLKPILMSSIAIILGMLPMALGIGDAGKEMRIPLGVVSIGGLVVSTFLTLFVIPAFYYVTSRKSKEGVVKEKL, encoded by the coding sequence ATGATTCTTGCAAAAACATCTATTAATCGTCCCATCCTTACAACAATGGGAATTTTCGTTTTCCTAATATTTGGTCTTCTAGCTTACTTTAATCTTAATCTCGATCAAATGCCGGATGTAGAAATTCCTTATGTAACAGTTCAAACAATTTATCCAGGTGCCGGACCGAAAGAAATTGAAACTCTAGTAACTAAGAGAATTGAAGATGTCATTTCCACAGTAAGTCAAATCGAAAGTATGAATTCTTATTCTCTAGATGGCGCCTCAATTATTATTATAGAATTTAGTTTGAGTAAAGATGTTGATATAGCAAATCAAGAAGTGAAAGATAAAGTTGATCAGATTCTTAATGACTTACCGGACGCTGCAGAAAAACCAATTATTCAAAAGGTTGATATACGTGCATTCCCAATTATTGATGTTGTGCTTAGCGGTAATCTTGATCCACGTGAACTTTATAAAATTGCCGATAAAACTTTGAAAGATAGATTCTCGCAAATTCAGGGTGTCGCAAGAGTTGATATCACCGGTGGACAGGAAAGAGAAATAAGGGTAATTCTTGAGAACAAGGATATATATCAAAACTATATTTCTATGCCGCAGCTTTTGCAAATATTAGCCGCACATAATATGAATATGCCCGGTGGTTATTTTCAAATTGAAGATCAAGAATTTACGGTTAGAATGAGTGGTGAGTTTGAAAGTTTGGAAGAAATAGAAGAGCTACAATTGCCGACTCCATTCGGTAATAAAAAACTTCGTCAATTTGCAACAGTTGCTGATTCTGGAAAGGATATTCGACAACGTACAATATTTTTTGATGCAGAAAAGCAATTCAGAAATGAAAATGTGGTGAGACTGGGAATTGTAAAAAGCTCGGAAGGTAATGCTGTTGAAGTTGCAAATGCTGTTAAAAAAGCTCTTCCGGAAATTCAAGCAATTCTTCCGGCAGGAACAAATTTGGAAATGGTGAACGATGAATCCGAGTTTATAAAATCTACAGTTGATGATACGATGAGTAATATATTGCTCGGCGTTCTTTTTACATCAATTGTACTTTTAGTTTTCTTATCTGATATACGTTCTACAATAATTGTTGCCTTATCTATGCCAACATCAATCATTTCAACATTTTTGCTTTTACAGGCATTCGGCTTAACATTAAACATGATGACTCTAATGGGGCTGTCCGTTTCAGTCGGTGTTTTGGTCGCTAACTCAGTTGTCGTGCTGGAAAATATTTTCCGTCACAAAAAAATGGGGATGGACAACAAACGTTCCGCATATAACGGCACAACAGAAGTGTTGGTCGCGGTATTGGCTTCTACATTAACAAACATTGTTGTATTTCTTCCAATAGCTAGTATGTCCTCAATGGTTGGAAGGTTTTTAAGTGAACTTGCATTGGCAGCAAGTTTTGCTACTATTTTCTCACTTTTGTTCTCATTTACATTAACACCAATGCTTGCTTCACTAATACTTCCCCAAAAACTTAATACAGGAAAATTAAGTAATTGGTTCAACAATTTATTTCATTCATGGGACAATTATTATCAGAAAATTTTAAGTAAAGTTTTAAAAACTAAAAAACGGGCGATAATTATTATTGCAATTTCATTTGTTCTCTTTATTGCCGCAACAACTATCTATGCGCCAAATATCGGTTTTGAGTTTATGCCGAATCTTGATGATGGAAAAATTAAAGTAGAAGTTGAACTGCCCGAGGGTTACAATCTATATGAAACCGCTGAAGTGTTGGGAGAAATTGAAAATCGATTAAAAAATTATTCCGAGGTTGAGTATTTACTTACAAATCTTGGCAAAATTAGTGATCTAAATACAGGTTCGAATATGGCAGTAATGAATGTTCAACTAGTTGATGAAAGTGAGCGTGAAGCCGGATTGGATGAAATGATTTCAAGTTTTGTTAGCAATCTATCACGTGTTCCGAATGCAAGAATTGTTGTTGATTATGGATCAGGTATGGGAATGGGCGGTGCTCCTATTCAGTTTTATTTATTAGGACAAAGTTTGGAAGTACTTGAAGAATGGAAAAATAAAATTGTTGAAGAAGTTAAAGATGTTCCGGGTCTAATTAACTTTGATAATAGTTCACGAGCCGGTAAGCCGGAAATCACGCTGTTTCCCAAACGTGATAAAATTGCAGAAGCCGGAGTCACAGTTCAAGAATTAGCTTTAACCCTAAGAGCCGCAATAGCCGGATTAGAATCTTCAAAATATAGGGAAGAAGGTGATGAGTACGACATAACAATCACATTAAATGATAAAAATGTCGATACTCCTGAAGAAGTGGGAAACATACCGATTGTTTCTCAAAGTGGTGTTATTTATAAAATGTCACAATTAGCTGATGTAAATTTTACAATAGGTTATACAAATATTTTACATAGAGATAAATATACAACCATACATTTTACCGGTTCACCCGCACCAGGTGTACCTTTAGGGAATGTTACTGATGAAATTGAGAATCGAATTAGTCAATTAGATTTACCTCCCGGGTACAGATATACATGGGGTGGTAATGTTAAAATGATGAATGAAATGGTTGCCGATATGCTTTTTGCATTTTTCCTTGCTATACTATTGACTTATATGCTTCTCGCAGCAATTCTTGAAAGTTTTCTTCAACCGTTTTTTATTCTTTTAACAATACCACTGGCATTAATAGGGGTATTCGCGTCATTGTTCCATACTAATATTTCATTTGGGATTACTTCCCTAATGGCGTTGATAATGTTGATTGGTATTGTTGTAAACAATGCAATCCTAATGCTGGACTATACAAATCAACTTGTTCGAGATGAAGGAAAGCCGGTGAAAGAGGCATTAGTTCAAGCATGTCCGACAAAACTAAAACCAATTCTAATGTCATCCATTGCAATTATACTTGGCATGCTGCCAATGGCTCTAGGAATTGGTGATGCCGGCAAAGAAATGAGAATTCCGCTTGGTGTTGTTAGTATCGGCGGTTTAGTCGTATCAACATTCCTTACACTATTTGTAATTCCGGCGTTCTATTATGTTACTTCAAGAAAAAGCAAAGAAGGTGTTGTTAAAGAGAAATTATAG
- a CDS encoding enoyl-CoA hydratase/isomerase family protein, whose product MKKPLQIEFESENVKCYLAGEVAVLKITCNAFGTLTNLDQANRVLPWFDMVENDPSVKAIVGMSEKDCLGETAYEEFLSEITGRSIQRDKYNEITRFEKSDIRAIEINMLINLIRKIYSFKKIFISAINGEIVTPFLGLSLVSDFRFASSDLKIMFSHVKYGLHPSGAIPFFLPKFINKQLAMKYMLQGGVINFEEAVKLNLVNELVDDSEFEKNSIEKAKDYIKMGMSTLKNTKSLINSNSDELENYFKIESNYTYK is encoded by the coding sequence ATGAAAAAGCCCCTTCAAATAGAATTTGAATCAGAAAACGTAAAGTGCTATTTGGCCGGTGAAGTCGCTGTTTTAAAAATTACATGTAATGCTTTCGGTACGTTAACAAATTTAGATCAAGCAAATAGAGTTTTACCTTGGTTTGATATGGTTGAAAATGATCCTTCTGTAAAAGCAATTGTTGGTATGTCGGAAAAGGATTGCCTTGGTGAGACAGCCTATGAAGAGTTTTTATCCGAAATTACCGGAAGAAGCATCCAAAGAGATAAATATAATGAGATAACTAGATTTGAGAAATCAGATATACGTGCTATCGAAATTAATATGCTAATTAATCTTATTAGAAAAATTTATTCGTTTAAGAAAATATTCATTTCTGCAATCAATGGAGAAATTGTAACTCCTTTTCTCGGTTTAAGTTTGGTTAGTGATTTTCGATTTGCAAGCTCTGATTTGAAAATCATGTTTTCACATGTGAAATATGGTCTGCATCCAAGTGGTGCAATTCCATTTTTCTTACCAAAATTCATTAATAAACAGTTAGCGATGAAATATATGTTGCAAGGCGGAGTAATTAATTTTGAGGAAGCTGTTAAATTAAATCTTGTAAATGAATTAGTTGACGATAGTGAGTTTGAAAAGAATAGTATAGAAAAAGCAAAAGACTATATTAAAATGGGAATGAGTACATTAAAAAATACAAAATCATTAATTAATAGTAATTCTGACGAGTTGGAAAATTATTTTAAAATAGAATCTAATTATACTTACAAATAG
- a CDS encoding efflux RND transporter periplasmic adaptor subunit, with protein MNLKSKLLIAFFSIFASSILIQCGGDDKAENKSMQEIQNETGIPVITKEVKSEYFKKELTYFASLSGIMQTTRASAVGGRIEKINYKVGDYVKKDDIVIEFPLDNPAVQYEQAKHAYENSKKTYERIKTLLEAGETSQANYDGVETKYLVDKRNYEMAKQAMFIEAPYDGVIVEIMVNEGDGVDSKIPLFTIAKLDKMKARVWASESEIRQIKKGMKAELMNNEKKYEGKVTEISLAIDPRTRSFYAEVEFDNNNIELRPGLTTEIAIKVYENEKAIIVPKNLLNSENGVESIYIVNNGIAELRTITIGERNAISVEVLEGLKLGDKLIIKGSNMISNGQKVNEVN; from the coding sequence ATGAATTTAAAGTCAAAATTGCTAATTGCATTCTTTTCCATCTTTGCTTCCTCGATTCTAATTCAATGTGGTGGCGATGATAAAGCAGAGAACAAAAGTATGCAAGAGATCCAAAATGAAACCGGTATCCCGGTAATTACAAAAGAAGTAAAATCTGAATACTTCAAAAAAGAATTAACATACTTTGCTTCCCTAAGCGGAATTATGCAAACAACTAGAGCCTCGGCAGTTGGTGGAAGAATTGAAAAGATTAATTATAAAGTCGGGGACTACGTTAAGAAAGATGATATTGTTATTGAATTTCCTTTAGATAATCCAGCAGTTCAATATGAGCAAGCTAAACATGCCTATGAAAATTCAAAGAAAACATATGAAAGAATAAAAACATTATTGGAAGCCGGTGAGACTTCGCAAGCTAATTATGATGGTGTGGAGACAAAGTATTTGGTTGATAAAAGAAATTATGAGATGGCTAAACAAGCAATGTTTATAGAAGCACCCTATGATGGTGTTATTGTTGAAATTATGGTTAATGAAGGAGATGGTGTCGATTCAAAAATTCCACTTTTTACAATTGCAAAGCTGGATAAAATGAAGGCAAGAGTTTGGGCTTCCGAAAGTGAAATTCGCCAAATTAAAAAAGGAATGAAAGCTGAGTTGATGAATAACGAGAAAAAATACGAAGGGAAAGTTACCGAAATATCACTCGCCATCGATCCAAGAACAAGATCGTTTTATGCTGAAGTTGAGTTTGACAATAATAATATTGAACTGCGCCCGGGTCTTACTACTGAAATAGCAATCAAAGTTTATGAAAACGAAAAAGCAATTATAGTCCCAAAGAATTTACTAAATTCTGAGAATGGAGTTGAGTCAATATACATTGTTAATAATGGCATTGCTGAATTACGAACAATTACGATCGGTGAAAGAAATGCGATTTCAGTAGAAGTTTTAGAGGGATTAAAATTAGGCGATAAGCTCATCATAAAAGGATCAAATATGATTAGTAACGGACAAAAAGTAAACGAAGTAAACTAG
- a CDS encoding pyridoxal-phosphate dependent enzyme codes for MELWNWTIQNKDFLERTIKRCKENKILLPTFEQLKHPHKIPKEIQEKLKSIGLQDVHPLNLFRINWNNNPNDGSIGGINYLEIPKEITGVKARIIGLVGKHFPTGAHKVGATYGCLAPYLVTGRFDPEYHKAVWPSTGNYCRGGAFNSALLTVHAVAILPEEMSQERFDWLKNIGSEVYATPGCESNVKEIYDKCHELEAESDEYLIFNQFDQFGNPIWHYEITGNTIDELFNQIKEKDQRLSAYVSATGSAGTIAAGDYLKKVYPHMKVLASEALQCPTLLMNGFGGHRIEGIGDKHVPWIHNVKNTDAVCAIDDEDPLRILRLFNEKDGHNYLRKLGVKEEILSRLPELGISCISNLISAIKHAKYYELTENDVIFTIFTDSADLYQSRLKEMNEAWGSYSETQAAIDWNSVIKHQGIDYFKELNYYDKKSIHNLKYFTWVEQQGKDVDELNAQWYDENYWDERFSIVPEWDKLIEEFNKKVSL; via the coding sequence ATGGAGTTATGGAATTGGACCATTCAGAACAAAGATTTTTTAGAAAGAACTATCAAGCGATGTAAAGAAAACAAAATTTTGTTACCCACATTTGAGCAATTAAAACACCCGCACAAAATTCCCAAAGAGATACAAGAAAAATTAAAATCTATCGGTCTCCAAGATGTTCACCCTCTAAATCTTTTTAGAATTAATTGGAATAACAATCCGAATGACGGATCAATCGGCGGAATTAATTATTTAGAAATTCCCAAGGAAATAACCGGAGTTAAAGCAAGAATAATCGGCTTGGTTGGCAAACACTTCCCAACCGGTGCTCATAAAGTCGGTGCTACATACGGTTGTCTCGCACCTTATTTGGTTACAGGAAGATTCGATCCAGAATACCATAAAGCTGTCTGGCCGTCAACCGGGAATTACTGTCGCGGCGGTGCTTTCAATTCTGCTTTACTTACAGTTCATGCTGTAGCAATTCTTCCGGAAGAAATGAGTCAAGAGAGATTTGATTGGCTTAAAAATATTGGCTCGGAAGTATACGCAACTCCCGGCTGTGAAAGCAACGTAAAAGAAATATATGATAAATGTCACGAACTAGAAGCGGAAAGTGATGAATACCTTATCTTCAACCAATTTGATCAATTCGGAAATCCAATTTGGCACTATGAAATTACGGGAAATACGATTGATGAATTATTCAATCAAATAAAAGAAAAAGATCAACGTTTATCAGCTTATGTAAGTGCTACCGGATCTGCCGGTACAATTGCCGCTGGAGATTATCTGAAAAAAGTTTATCCACACATGAAAGTACTTGCTTCCGAAGCTTTACAATGTCCAACTTTATTAATGAATGGTTTCGGCGGACATAGAATCGAAGGAATTGGCGATAAACACGTTCCATGGATTCACAATGTTAAAAATACCGATGCTGTTTGTGCAATTGATGATGAAGATCCTTTGAGAATATTAAGACTCTTCAACGAAAAAGATGGTCATAATTATTTAAGAAAGCTTGGCGTTAAAGAAGAGATCCTTTCCCGTCTGCCTGAACTTGGAATCTCATGTATCAGTAATTTAATCAGTGCGATTAAACATGCAAAATATTATGAGCTAACCGAAAACGATGTGATATTCACTATTTTTACTGACTCCGCAGACCTTTATCAATCCAGGTTAAAGGAAATGAACGAAGCATGGGGAAGTTACAGCGAAACACAAGCCGCGATTGATTGGAACAGCGTTATTAAACATCAAGGAATTGATTACTTTAAAGAATTGAATTATTATGACAAGAAGAGCATTCATAATCTAAAATACTTTACTTGGGTTGAGCAGCAAGGAAAAGATGTAGATGAACTTAATGCTCAATGGTATGATGAAAATTACTGGGATGAAAGATTTTCAATCGTGCCCGAATGGGATAAACTTATTGAAGAATTTAACAAAAAAGTGAGCTTGTGA
- a CDS encoding TetR/AcrR family transcriptional regulator, whose protein sequence is MNQDSNISDNYSAKREQIIEAAENVFAYYGYNKTTLEDIANKVGMKKNSIYYYFKNKEDLLNEIISRIYKSKISDFEKRVESVESTFDKLKIFFEAIISPIVIDKKSYNVTPQAFIEIGRVIEESFKEFIEDTNNYLHSILREGIKKGELKKIDVKKTAGVLIRYMQAIELLEYSKIKSKFIDRQTNERLRQEVLALLDLVVNGIKK, encoded by the coding sequence ATGAACCAAGACAGTAATATATCAGATAACTATTCAGCTAAGCGGGAGCAAATAATTGAAGCTGCCGAAAATGTCTTCGCGTATTATGGTTATAACAAAACTACTCTTGAAGACATTGCAAATAAAGTCGGCATGAAGAAAAACAGTATTTACTATTATTTTAAGAATAAGGAAGATTTGCTCAACGAAATAATTTCCAGGATCTATAAAAGCAAAATTAGTGATTTCGAAAAAAGAGTTGAATCGGTTGAATCAACATTTGATAAGCTGAAGATTTTCTTTGAAGCAATTATATCACCAATAGTAATAGATAAAAAATCATACAATGTAACTCCGCAAGCCTTCATTGAAATTGGGAGAGTTATTGAAGAATCATTCAAAGAATTTATTGAAGATACAAACAATTATTTGCATTCAATTTTAAGAGAAGGTATTAAGAAAGGTGAGTTAAAAAAAATTGATGTAAAAAAGACAGCCGGAGTACTTATCCGCTATATGCAAGCAATTGAACTACTCGAGTATTCAAAAATCAAATCAAAATTTATTGATAGACAGACTAATGAGCGGCTGCGTCAAGAAGTACTGGCTCTTCTTGATTTAGTTGTAAATGGAATAAAAAAATAG
- a CDS encoding TolC family protein, whose translation MILKHKFKTISSIILLAFFFASSISGQTITIDDALKIALDNNRDIKIAKLEVQKAEEAVDEAFGYALPSVDVSANFSHFLSKPKMAFPDFEAMLTNATYGILFNEGVIPQDNSKLLPMQTKLQSFAQTNNFETSAQVTQILFNSAVFRGIGASQIYLDLSKEQLKAKTTEIVLVVKQAFYGALLTKQMLDITKASLANAEENVANVNSYYRQGLTSEYEMMQAEVMVENIRPKVFELENVYKDTINKLKMVLGVDQNSDIEVVGEIKYEIKEIPEIEDASLQAINKNYDLSSLKVKKQIDEEFIALDRSEYWPQLAAFGNYTYAGSSDEWNFQNYSSTTVGLAFSINIFNGGRTKNKVEQSLIGLRQTEEQINTLQDYTVTEVKKTINDIERVKIQIDAVERNVKLAERAYEISVTRYNEGTGTQLEVKNANIELQTAKTNRLQVVHDYIIAFAKLDRLLGQLTDQEINFLKN comes from the coding sequence ATGATCCTAAAGCACAAATTTAAGACAATAAGTTCCATTATTCTTTTGGCATTCTTCTTTGCTTCATCAATCTCCGGTCAAACGATTACTATCGACGACGCCCTAAAAATTGCATTGGATAATAACCGGGATATTAAAATTGCAAAACTCGAAGTACAGAAAGCTGAAGAAGCTGTTGATGAAGCATTTGGATACGCTCTACCTTCAGTAGATGTTTCTGCTAATTTTTCTCACTTCCTCTCTAAACCCAAAATGGCATTCCCGGATTTTGAAGCAATGCTTACTAACGCTACTTACGGAATTTTGTTCAATGAAGGAGTTATACCTCAAGACAATTCTAAACTGCTGCCGATGCAGACAAAACTTCAATCATTTGCACAGACAAATAATTTCGAAACTTCAGCTCAAGTCACTCAAATTCTTTTTAACTCAGCGGTGTTCAGGGGAATTGGTGCTTCTCAAATTTATCTCGATTTATCCAAAGAACAGCTGAAAGCTAAAACAACAGAAATAGTTTTGGTTGTTAAACAAGCTTTTTATGGAGCTCTATTAACAAAACAGATGCTTGATATCACAAAAGCTTCGTTGGCTAATGCTGAAGAGAATGTTGCGAATGTTAATTCATATTATCGACAGGGCTTAACATCCGAATATGAAATGATGCAAGCGGAAGTTATGGTAGAAAATATTCGTCCAAAAGTTTTTGAGTTAGAAAATGTTTATAAGGATACAATAAATAAATTAAAAATGGTTTTAGGTGTTGATCAAAATAGTGATATCGAAGTTGTCGGTGAGATTAAATATGAAATAAAGGAAATCCCCGAAATTGAAGATGCCTCTCTACAGGCAATTAATAAAAACTATGATTTAAGTTCGTTGAAAGTTAAGAAACAAATCGACGAAGAATTTATTGCATTAGATAGATCAGAATATTGGCCTCAATTAGCAGCGTTTGGAAATTACACTTACGCCGGTTCTTCCGACGAATGGAATTTCCAAAATTATTCTTCTACTACTGTTGGTTTAGCTTTCTCGATTAATATTTTCAATGGAGGAAGAACTAAAAATAAAGTTGAACAATCTCTAATTGGTTTAAGACAAACAGAAGAGCAGATTAATACTCTCCAAGATTATACCGTAACGGAAGTAAAAAAAACCATCAATGATATTGAACGCGTAAAAATTCAAATTGATGCGGTTGAAAGAAATGTGAAACTAGCAGAACGAGCTTATGAAATTTCCGTAACAAGATATAATGAGGGAACCGGTACGCAGCTCGAAGTTAAGAATGCAAATATTGAACTTCAGACCGCCAAAACAAATCGGCTTCAAGTGGTGCATGATTATATAATCGCATTTGCAAAATTAGATAGGCTTCTTGGTCAGTTGACTGATCAAGAAATAAATTTTCTAAAAAATTAA